The proteins below come from a single Saccharopolyspora sp. SCSIO 74807 genomic window:
- a CDS encoding LLM class flavin-dependent oxidoreductase: MDRLRFGTFLAPFHPAGQNPTLALQRDLELIEHLDRCGYDEAWIGEHHSAGTELIASPEIFIAAAAERTRRIKLGTGVTSISYHNPLWVAERMVLLDHLTRGRTMLGCGPGSLPTDSMMLGLTPTDTRELLEVDLDIIMRLLRGETVTERTRTHELVDAKLHLRPYTEPCFDVAVAGVASPTGPRMAGSHGVGLLSIGATLSKDGFDALAHHWNVVEERAAHYGQQVSRQDWRLVGLMHIAETREQAYKDVEYGIESWFHYFQKTAAFPQMAAEGGDLREMIDFINEAGVGAIGTVEDARAQVQRLWDQSGGFGCMLLLGHEWANPEATKRSWELIAQHVMPHFQGGARSHAQQTLDAKERARDKREDYAAAQMQAVATMTERYEQEKTGQQ; the protein is encoded by the coding sequence ATGGACCGGCTGCGCTTCGGCACTTTCCTGGCCCCGTTCCACCCGGCCGGGCAGAACCCGACGCTGGCGCTGCAGCGGGATCTGGAACTCATCGAGCACCTCGACCGGTGCGGCTACGACGAGGCGTGGATCGGTGAGCACCATTCGGCGGGCACCGAGCTGATCGCCTCGCCGGAGATCTTCATCGCCGCGGCGGCCGAACGCACCCGGCGGATCAAGCTCGGCACCGGCGTCACGTCGATCTCGTACCACAACCCGCTGTGGGTGGCCGAGCGGATGGTGCTGCTGGACCACCTCACCCGGGGCCGCACGATGCTCGGCTGCGGGCCGGGATCGCTGCCGACCGACTCGATGATGCTCGGGCTGACCCCGACCGACACGCGCGAACTGCTCGAAGTCGACCTGGACATCATCATGCGGCTGCTGCGCGGCGAAACGGTCACCGAACGCACCCGCACCCACGAGCTGGTCGATGCGAAGCTGCACCTGCGGCCCTACACCGAACCGTGCTTCGACGTGGCCGTGGCCGGAGTCGCCTCCCCCACCGGGCCGCGCATGGCCGGCAGCCACGGCGTGGGGCTGCTCTCGATCGGGGCGACGCTGAGCAAGGACGGGTTCGACGCGCTGGCGCACCACTGGAACGTCGTCGAAGAACGCGCCGCGCACTACGGGCAGCAGGTCTCGCGGCAGGACTGGCGGCTGGTCGGGCTGATGCACATCGCCGAAACTCGCGAGCAGGCCTACAAAGACGTCGAGTACGGCATCGAGAGCTGGTTCCACTACTTCCAGAAGACCGCCGCGTTCCCGCAGATGGCCGCGGAAGGCGGCGACCTGCGGGAGATGATCGACTTCATCAACGAGGCCGGTGTCGGCGCCATCGGCACCGTCGAAGACGCCCGCGCGCAGGTGCAGCGGTTGTGGGACCAGTCCGGCGGTTTCGGCTGCATGCTGCTGCTCGGGCACGAGTGGGCCAACCCCGAGGCCACCAAGCGTTCCTGGGAGCTGATCGCGCAGCACGTCATGCCGCACTTCCAAGGCGGAGCGCGCTCGCACGCGCAGCAGACGCTCGACGCGAAGGAACGCGCCCGCGACAAGCGCGAGGACTACGCGGCCGCGCAGATGCAGGCGGTGGCGACCATGACCGAACGCTACGAGCAGGAGAAGACCGGCCAGCAGTGA
- a CDS encoding AraC family transcriptional regulator: protein MTGQAAERTGVAAWRPRVPGVSEVFHARFTTHAYPLHTHQTWTLLILDEGAVSYEIDRHARHALSGQVTLLPPRIPHDGRPATSGGFRKRVLYLDEHTVGSQLADKAVDHPGLNDPALCSSIAGLHDLLAQPGEELAAETRLVLVTQRLRTHLAGRAGTERTDPAPARRLRDLLDAHLVEGITLEHAAALLSTHPAHLVRAFTRAYGLPPHRYLTGRRVERARHLLLDGMPIAEAASAAGFHDQPHLTRHYRRLLGTTPGRYRAAQAR from the coding sequence ATGACGGGCCAGGCCGCGGAGCGCACCGGCGTCGCGGCGTGGCGGCCGCGGGTACCGGGGGTCTCCGAGGTGTTCCACGCGCGCTTCACCACCCACGCCTACCCGCTGCACACGCACCAGACGTGGACCCTGCTGATCCTCGACGAAGGCGCGGTGTCCTACGAGATCGACCGCCACGCCAGGCACGCGCTGAGCGGCCAGGTCACGCTCCTGCCGCCCCGGATCCCGCACGATGGGCGCCCCGCCACCTCCGGTGGGTTCCGCAAAAGGGTGCTCTACCTCGACGAGCACACCGTCGGTTCGCAGCTGGCGGACAAAGCGGTCGACCACCCCGGCCTGAACGATCCCGCCCTGTGCTCCAGCATCGCGGGACTGCACGATCTGCTCGCCCAGCCAGGAGAAGAACTGGCCGCCGAGACCCGGCTCGTCCTGGTGACCCAGCGGCTCCGCACCCACCTCGCCGGGCGGGCCGGCACCGAGCGGACCGATCCCGCGCCCGCTCGCCGACTCCGCGATCTGCTCGATGCGCACCTCGTCGAGGGAATCACTCTCGAGCACGCCGCAGCGCTGCTCTCGACGCACCCGGCCCACCTGGTGCGCGCGTTCACCCGCGCCTACGGGCTGCCGCCGCACCGGTACCTGACCGGACGGCGCGTCGAACGGGCACGCCACCTGCTGCTCGACGGTATGCCCATCGCCGAAGCCGCGTCCGCGGCCGGGTTCCACGATCAGCCCCACCTCACCCGCCACTACCGGCGCCTGCTCGGCACCACCCCGGGGCGCTACCGCGCGGCACAAGCACGCTGA
- a CDS encoding PaaI family thioesterase — MPELAAPSAFMELLGISFDETTASTVRGSVAADERHHQPWGLVHGGLYTTVIESFATTGAYEAVKDQGRQAVGVSNMTDFLRPHRSGRLDVVATAINQGRSQQLWQVEMRRQDDGKLVARGQVRLQNIDAG; from the coding sequence ATGCCGGAACTCGCCGCCCCGTCCGCGTTCATGGAACTGCTGGGCATCTCGTTCGACGAGACCACCGCGAGCACGGTGCGCGGGTCGGTGGCCGCCGACGAGCGCCACCACCAGCCCTGGGGGCTCGTGCACGGCGGGCTCTACACCACGGTGATCGAGTCGTTCGCGACGACCGGTGCCTACGAGGCGGTCAAGGACCAGGGCCGGCAAGCGGTCGGCGTGTCGAACATGACCGATTTCCTGCGCCCGCACCGCAGCGGGCGGCTCGACGTGGTGGCCACCGCGATCAACCAGGGGCGCAGCCAGCAGCTCTGGCAGGTCGAGATGCGACGGCAGGACGACGGCAAGCTCGTCGCCCGCGGCCAGGTCCGCCTGCAGAACATCGACGCCGGTTGA
- a CDS encoding AraC family transcriptional regulator — protein sequence MDAFGDLFRGIRAHGSLFGSSTLSPPWALHFADGAPLTLCTVLTGGGWIVPEKHPPEPLSAGETIVVRGPATFTFVDEVGTRAEPIACGAHCATPEQGGTRHRRGWNDRGHDVDDGATTLIVGAYPVRGATSDRLLEALPAVLRVDSGDTGDPVLEHLAAEVAVDKPGQQVVLDRLLDWMLVCTLREWFDRPGGEPPAWWTAQRDPVVGDALRLLHAEPAASWTVAALAERTGVSRSTLAKRFTELVGEPPLTYLTRWRMTLAADLLAEREAATIADIARTVGYSDPFGFSAAFKRVQGLNPSEFRRTATTA from the coding sequence GTGGATGCGTTCGGTGACCTGTTCCGCGGCATACGGGCTCACGGCTCGTTGTTCGGCAGTTCGACCCTTTCCCCGCCTTGGGCGCTGCACTTCGCCGACGGCGCCCCGCTGACCTTGTGCACCGTGCTGACCGGCGGGGGCTGGATCGTGCCGGAGAAGCATCCACCCGAACCGCTGTCCGCCGGTGAGACGATCGTGGTGCGCGGCCCTGCGACGTTCACCTTCGTCGACGAGGTCGGCACCCGGGCCGAACCGATAGCGTGCGGCGCGCACTGCGCGACTCCGGAGCAGGGCGGGACCAGGCACCGGCGCGGCTGGAACGACCGCGGCCACGACGTCGACGACGGTGCGACGACACTGATCGTCGGCGCATATCCGGTGCGGGGTGCTACCAGCGACCGGCTGCTGGAGGCACTGCCGGCGGTGCTGCGCGTGGACTCCGGGGACACGGGCGACCCCGTGCTGGAGCACCTCGCCGCCGAGGTCGCCGTCGACAAACCGGGCCAGCAGGTGGTGCTCGACCGGCTGCTGGACTGGATGCTGGTCTGCACGCTGCGCGAGTGGTTCGACCGTCCCGGCGGCGAACCTCCGGCCTGGTGGACCGCGCAGCGCGACCCGGTGGTCGGCGACGCGCTGCGCCTGCTGCACGCCGAGCCGGCGGCGTCGTGGACGGTCGCCGCGCTGGCCGAACGCACCGGGGTGTCGCGCTCCACGCTGGCCAAGCGGTTCACCGAGCTGGTCGGTGAACCGCCGCTGACCTACCTCACCCGCTGGCGCATGACGCTCGCCGCGGACCTGCTGGCCGAGCGGGAGGCCGCGACCATCGCGGACATCGCCCGCACCGTGGGCTACTCCGACCCGTTCGGTTTCAGCGCCGCGTTCAAACGGGTCCAGGGCCTCAACCCGAGCGAGTTCCGGCGCACCGCGACCACCGCCTGA
- a CDS encoding pyridoxamine 5'-phosphate oxidase family protein, which produces MSTSTSPLTTQDLEFLGRPLHGLLSTAAGPLPPQPRPVWFEATAEGTIELFTESDSLKVRRLHRDPRALITVVAPVGEREQWVSVVGRTTIESGGANDLCSRLAPRYWDLEDPVRAEDLAGMLAMDLVRVVIHPETVRRFTY; this is translated from the coding sequence ATGAGCACCAGCACAAGTCCCCTGACCACCCAGGACCTCGAATTTCTCGGACGCCCCCTGCACGGGTTGCTGTCCACGGCCGCGGGGCCACTGCCGCCGCAGCCGCGGCCGGTGTGGTTCGAGGCCACCGCCGAGGGCACGATCGAGCTGTTCACCGAGTCGGACTCGCTGAAAGTACGGCGTCTGCACCGCGACCCGCGCGCCTTGATCACCGTTGTCGCCCCGGTCGGTGAACGCGAGCAATGGGTGTCGGTCGTCGGCCGCACCACGATCGAATCCGGCGGAGCCAACGACCTGTGCAGCCGCCTGGCCCCGCGCTACTGGGACCTCGAGGACCCGGTCCGTGCCGAGGACCTCGCCGGGATGCTGGCCATGGACCTGGTGCGCGTCGTCATTCACCCGGAAACCGTCCGCCGCTTCACGTACTGA
- a CDS encoding 2,3-butanediol dehydrogenase: protein MRAAVYRGSHDIAVLDVPEPPCPPGAVKIQVAHNGICGSDLHEYFAGPIFCPVEPHPLTGAQLPLTLGHEFAGRVVEVGDGVRAASVGDRVAVEALYRCDECPACRMGNYNTCRQIGFHGLMSDGGMAERTVVPERMVHVLPDSVSDELGALVEPMAVAYHAAKLGEVPPGGSAVVFGAGPVGIGLWFALRGLGIDDITVVEPAPARRAALRGLGAQHVIDPAETDPAEHVQQHTGGRGADAVYDAAGAQAAVESGLSCLGTRKPMVSVAIYEHPFPVTLLKLVMSEALVRGSLAYTAEDYRAVIDLMARGHYDTTGWVSHIPIGQVVDEGFDALRAGRKMKVLVDPAG, encoded by the coding sequence ATGCGTGCCGCCGTGTACCGCGGAAGCCACGACATCGCCGTGCTCGACGTGCCCGAACCGCCCTGCCCGCCGGGGGCGGTGAAGATCCAGGTCGCGCACAACGGCATCTGCGGCAGCGACCTGCACGAGTACTTCGCCGGGCCGATCTTCTGCCCGGTCGAGCCGCACCCGCTGACCGGGGCGCAGCTGCCGCTCACGCTCGGCCACGAGTTCGCGGGCCGCGTCGTCGAGGTCGGCGACGGCGTGCGGGCGGCGTCGGTGGGCGACCGGGTCGCGGTCGAAGCGCTCTACCGCTGCGACGAGTGCCCCGCCTGCCGGATGGGCAACTACAACACCTGCCGGCAGATCGGTTTCCACGGGCTGATGTCCGATGGCGGCATGGCCGAGCGCACCGTGGTGCCCGAGCGGATGGTGCACGTGCTGCCCGATTCGGTCAGCGACGAGCTGGGCGCGCTGGTCGAGCCGATGGCGGTGGCGTACCACGCGGCCAAGCTCGGTGAGGTCCCGCCGGGTGGCTCCGCGGTCGTGTTCGGCGCGGGCCCGGTCGGCATCGGATTGTGGTTCGCGCTGCGCGGACTCGGCATCGACGACATCACCGTCGTGGAACCGGCACCGGCCCGGCGTGCGGCGCTGCGCGGACTCGGCGCGCAGCACGTGATCGACCCGGCCGAGACCGATCCCGCCGAGCACGTCCAGCAGCACACCGGCGGCCGCGGCGCCGACGCCGTCTACGACGCGGCGGGCGCGCAAGCCGCGGTGGAGTCCGGGTTGTCGTGCTTGGGCACGCGCAAGCCGATGGTGTCGGTGGCGATCTACGAGCACCCGTTCCCCGTCACGCTGCTCAAGCTCGTCATGAGCGAGGCTCTCGTGCGCGGATCGCTGGCCTACACCGCCGAGGACTACCGCGCGGTGATCGACCTGATGGCCCGCGGGCACTACGACACCACCGGCTGGGTCTCGCACATCCCTATCGGGCAAGTCGTCGATGAGGGCTTCGACGCGCTGCGGGCGGGCCGGAAGATGAAGGTGCTGGTGGACCCGGCGGGCTAG
- a CDS encoding glycosyltransferase, translating to MSPLGPSMRPAPGSATWDLSTPEGRRRAAKDAVAAQFTTLPEAAEGCDVLLATGTVMVAARSAAEMVGIDYLHAHYCPATLASAHHPPAPWPGWPQHDTGTNDQLWQRETQRWNDTWASPLNEHRTTAGLAPVENVRSHVVTDRPWLAADPALGPWLDAADPTVFQTGAWMLPDQRPLPDELESFLAAGAAPVHFGLGSMPAPGHDLGQVLTTAARALGRRTIITAGWAGLTAADSDSECLVIGETNHQALFERVAAVVHHGGAGTITTAARAGTPQVLIPQVYDQHYWAERVDHLGIGVAHPPGMPSADSLTAALDKATTSAVTTRARALAPAIRTDGTTVAARHLIAGGR from the coding sequence GTGTCGCCCCTCGGGCCATCGATGCGCCCCGCGCCCGGCTCCGCGACGTGGGACCTGTCCACACCCGAAGGCCGGCGGCGAGCGGCCAAGGACGCCGTGGCCGCGCAGTTCACCACGCTCCCGGAAGCCGCCGAAGGATGCGACGTCCTGCTAGCGACCGGGACCGTCATGGTCGCGGCCCGGTCAGCTGCCGAAATGGTGGGCATCGACTACCTGCACGCCCACTACTGCCCGGCCACCCTGGCTTCCGCGCACCACCCGCCGGCCCCCTGGCCGGGCTGGCCGCAGCACGACACCGGCACCAACGACCAGCTGTGGCAACGGGAAACGCAGCGCTGGAACGACACCTGGGCGAGCCCGCTCAACGAGCACCGCACCACCGCCGGACTCGCCCCGGTCGAGAACGTGCGCAGCCACGTCGTCACCGACCGGCCGTGGCTGGCCGCCGACCCCGCGCTCGGCCCCTGGCTCGATGCGGCGGACCCCACCGTGTTCCAGACCGGCGCGTGGATGCTGCCCGATCAGCGACCGCTGCCGGACGAGCTGGAATCGTTCCTGGCCGCCGGCGCAGCCCCGGTCCATTTCGGTCTGGGCAGTATGCCCGCACCCGGGCACGACCTCGGCCAGGTCCTGACCACGGCCGCCCGCGCACTCGGGCGGCGGACGATCATTACCGCCGGATGGGCGGGCTTGACGGCCGCCGACAGCGACTCGGAATGCCTCGTGATCGGCGAGACCAACCACCAAGCGCTGTTCGAGCGGGTCGCCGCCGTCGTGCACCACGGCGGCGCGGGAACCATTACTACCGCGGCGCGGGCAGGAACGCCCCAAGTGCTGATCCCGCAGGTCTACGATCAGCACTACTGGGCCGAACGCGTCGACCACCTCGGGATCGGAGTCGCGCACCCGCCGGGAATGCCCAGCGCCGACTCGCTGACCGCCGCGCTCGACAAGGCCACGACCTCCGCGGTCACCACCCGCGCCCGCGCGCTCGCCCCCGCGATCCGCACCGACGGCACCACGGTCGCCGCACGACACCTGATCGCAGGCGGACGGTGA
- a CDS encoding DUF2000 domain-containing protein: MTAFLTGGITAGDPELVGEPYLDADDTRYLPMLRQPVLVFEAGKELLTTAHAKAVARELPTAIFTADLFSTGHDEANRAAVRAVPRDALDLVGLALRGPRNAVDKIVKGAHMHP; this comes from the coding sequence GTGACCGCGTTCCTGACCGGCGGTATCACCGCCGGTGATCCGGAGTTGGTCGGCGAGCCCTACCTCGACGCCGACGACACCCGGTATCTGCCGATGCTGCGCCAGCCGGTGCTGGTGTTCGAAGCGGGCAAAGAGCTGTTGACCACTGCGCACGCCAAGGCCGTCGCGCGCGAGCTGCCCACGGCGATCTTCACCGCCGATCTGTTCTCCACCGGCCATGACGAAGCCAACCGCGCCGCGGTCCGCGCCGTGCCCCGCGATGCTCTCGACCTCGTGGGCCTGGCGCTGCGCGGCCCGCGAAACGCCGTCGACAAGATCGTCAAGGGTGCGCACATGCATCCCTGA
- a CDS encoding helix-turn-helix domain-containing protein, giving the protein MRTAWEQFQQGEESAGVRPEILTSWRRSQLSGVDPEHVDLPWQQPAVDTRFARSAIPVLTRLADLLVGTGTSLVITDSGGQVLWRCVSDRALRRELDEMAIVEGFSFGEEHAGTNGLGTSLESRRVTTVRGGEHFKAPFHRFTCVAAPVTHPLTRRVVGGVNITCRAADANERLQPALLALAREVQQALLHAAGNRERALFDAFLQHARATTPVITLGPEMLIKNDAAAGIDVDHHRLWQRVLDAAEQGGPLHIPELDARTAQLKTIAEGSRISGAVLVLDQHKHRPSAAATAQQRVAAAVGRLLCEPGAVVVRGAAGTGKQYVLTGRLITAGHPYDVLDCATATFRELPAGVRRAAETGRALVLTHLQALSAEQADALTAALAGSAAPVLGTITAERADDTAHLTRLLDALEATVLELPPLQLRGDELDQLVTAVTPAGIRWSERAMAALHEHTWPGNIAELKLAVRTAAASATGSVIGLEHLPGSVRAAAGDRRLSLLEQAEADVITEVLAASGGNKAAAARRLGLSRPTLYAKLRAYRI; this is encoded by the coding sequence ATGCGCACCGCCTGGGAGCAGTTCCAGCAGGGGGAGGAGTCGGCAGGGGTCCGCCCGGAAATCCTCACCTCCTGGCGACGATCACAGCTGTCCGGCGTCGACCCCGAGCACGTGGATCTGCCGTGGCAGCAACCGGCCGTGGACACCCGCTTCGCCCGGTCGGCCATTCCGGTGCTGACCCGCCTGGCCGATCTGCTCGTCGGCACCGGCACCTCACTGGTGATCACCGACTCGGGTGGCCAAGTGCTGTGGCGCTGCGTCTCCGACCGCGCGTTGCGGCGCGAACTCGACGAGATGGCCATCGTCGAAGGTTTCAGCTTCGGCGAGGAACACGCCGGCACCAACGGCCTGGGCACCTCGCTGGAAAGCCGCCGGGTCACCACCGTGCGCGGCGGGGAGCACTTCAAGGCACCGTTCCACCGCTTCACCTGCGTCGCCGCACCGGTCACGCACCCGCTGACCCGCCGCGTCGTCGGCGGGGTCAACATCACCTGCCGCGCCGCCGACGCCAACGAACGGCTGCAACCGGCGCTGCTCGCACTCGCCCGCGAAGTGCAGCAAGCGCTCCTGCACGCCGCGGGCAACCGCGAGCGCGCACTGTTCGACGCGTTCCTGCAGCACGCACGGGCAACCACACCGGTGATCACCCTCGGCCCGGAGATGCTCATCAAGAACGACGCCGCAGCCGGCATCGACGTCGACCACCACCGGCTGTGGCAGCGCGTCCTGGACGCGGCCGAGCAGGGCGGCCCGCTGCACATCCCCGAACTCGACGCCCGCACCGCCCAGCTCAAAACGATCGCCGAAGGCTCGCGGATCTCCGGTGCGGTGCTGGTGCTCGACCAGCACAAGCACCGGCCATCGGCCGCCGCGACCGCGCAGCAGCGCGTTGCCGCCGCGGTAGGACGGCTGCTCTGTGAACCCGGCGCCGTGGTCGTGCGCGGCGCGGCCGGGACCGGCAAGCAGTACGTGCTCACCGGCCGGCTGATCACCGCCGGGCACCCGTACGACGTGCTCGACTGCGCAACCGCCACCTTCCGGGAACTGCCCGCCGGTGTGCGCCGGGCGGCCGAGACCGGACGTGCACTGGTGCTGACCCACCTGCAAGCGCTCTCGGCGGAACAGGCCGACGCGCTCACCGCCGCGCTGGCCGGCTCGGCCGCGCCGGTGCTCGGCACCATCACCGCCGAACGCGCCGACGACACCGCACACCTGACCCGCCTGCTCGACGCGCTCGAAGCCACGGTGCTGGAACTGCCGCCGCTGCAACTGCGCGGCGACGAACTCGACCAGCTGGTCACCGCTGTGACACCGGCCGGTATCCGCTGGTCGGAGCGGGCCATGGCCGCCTTGCACGAACACACCTGGCCGGGCAACATCGCCGAGCTGAAACTCGCGGTGCGCACCGCCGCCGCGTCGGCCACCGGCAGCGTCATCGGCCTCGAGCACCTGCCCGGCTCGGTGCGCGCCGCCGCGGGCGACCGGCGGCTGAGCCTGCTCGAACAAGCCGAGGCCGACGTCATCACCGAGGTGCTCGCCGCCTCCGGCGGCAACAAGGCCGCAGCGGCGCGCCGGCTGGGACTGTCCCGGCCGACCCTGTACGCGAAACTCCGCGCCTACCGGATCTGA
- a CDS encoding MBL fold metallo-hydrolase → MIDVTRPGHPRLQEVADGVYAYIQPDGTWWINNTGFAVGPQGVVAIDSCSTEQRTRAFLDAIASVTAAPVRTLVNTHHHGDHTFGNALFPGATIVAHERTRTEAIAFGPARELPWWQNPQWGELPLDPPFLTFTDRIGLWVGEQRAEVRHVGFPAHTTNDSLVWFPDSATVFCGDLVFNGGTPFLLMGSVTGCAGVLANVLRPLQAATVVPGHGPVFHDDEPVAANLDYLRFVAELAERGHAEGITPLQAARDTDLGRFADWPDAERIVGNLHRAYAELDGTPPGGPIDTAAALADMVTYNGGEPLTCLA, encoded by the coding sequence ATGATCGACGTGACCCGGCCGGGCCACCCTCGGCTGCAAGAAGTCGCCGACGGCGTGTACGCCTACATCCAGCCCGACGGCACGTGGTGGATCAACAACACCGGCTTCGCGGTCGGACCGCAGGGCGTCGTCGCGATCGACTCCTGTTCCACCGAGCAGCGCACCCGCGCGTTCCTCGACGCGATCGCCTCGGTGACCGCGGCGCCGGTGCGCACGCTGGTGAACACCCACCACCACGGCGACCACACCTTCGGCAACGCCCTGTTCCCCGGCGCTACGATCGTGGCGCACGAGCGGACCCGCACCGAGGCGATCGCGTTCGGTCCCGCGCGCGAGCTGCCGTGGTGGCAGAACCCGCAGTGGGGCGAGTTGCCGCTGGACCCGCCGTTTCTGACCTTCACCGACCGCATCGGGCTGTGGGTCGGCGAGCAGCGCGCCGAGGTGCGCCACGTCGGCTTCCCCGCGCACACCACGAACGATTCGCTGGTGTGGTTCCCGGACTCGGCGACGGTGTTCTGCGGCGACCTGGTCTTCAACGGCGGCACGCCGTTCTTGCTGATGGGTTCGGTGACCGGCTGCGCCGGGGTGCTGGCGAACGTGCTACGCCCGCTGCAGGCGGCGACCGTGGTTCCCGGGCACGGTCCGGTTTTCCACGACGATGAACCGGTGGCCGCGAACCTGGACTACCTGCGGTTCGTGGCCGAGCTCGCCGAACGCGGCCACGCCGAGGGAATCACTCCGCTGCAGGCGGCACGGGACACCGACCTCGGGCGCTTCGCCGACTGGCCCGACGCCGAACGGATCGTCGGGAACCTGCACCGCGCCTACGCCGAACTCGACGGCACCCCGCCCGGTGGCCCCATCGACACCGCTGCCGCGCTCGCCGACATGGTCACCTACAACGGCGGCGAACCACTGACCTGCCTGGCCTGA
- a CDS encoding helix-turn-helix domain-containing protein: MQHKSFSEMHCSIAQCLEIVGERWSLLIVRDVFLGATRFDEIQQRLGISRNILNQRLARLVEHGVVEKAPYSQHPPRFDYRLTAKGRDLWPIITAMRQWGDEYAAPDGPPLQLIHRDCGEIADAHLICSACGEAIGAGNVKSVPGPGAADARTGSA; this comes from the coding sequence ATGCAGCACAAAAGCTTCTCCGAGATGCACTGCTCGATCGCGCAGTGCCTGGAGATCGTGGGGGAACGCTGGTCGCTGCTGATCGTGCGCGACGTGTTCCTCGGCGCCACCCGCTTCGACGAGATCCAGCAGCGCCTCGGGATCTCCCGCAACATCCTCAACCAGCGCCTCGCCCGGCTCGTCGAGCACGGTGTAGTCGAAAAGGCCCCCTACTCGCAGCACCCGCCGCGGTTCGACTACCGGCTCACCGCCAAAGGCCGCGATCTGTGGCCGATCATCACCGCCATGCGGCAATGGGGCGACGAGTACGCCGCACCCGACGGGCCACCCCTGCAACTGATCCACCGCGACTGCGGCGAGATCGCCGACGCGCACCTGATCTGCTCGGCCTGCGGCGAAGCGATCGGCGCGGGCAACGTCAAGTCGGTTCCCGGCCCCGGAGCGGCCGATGCCCGCACCGGGTCGGCGTGA
- a CDS encoding GNAT family N-acetyltransferase, giving the protein MSDDVIRSDRLDLTVLTPKLLQLVLRGDAAELQRALGVHVPAGWCSGVPARRRLAQLADDRNEQPWLVRAVVHRDQQEVVGHIGFHAPPRGGRVEIGYEIMPGHRRKGYAIEAARALTGWAHGTGRAMICVACIRPDNTASLALAAALGFHRVGARNDAADGLELIHERTLPVA; this is encoded by the coding sequence ATGAGCGATGACGTGATCCGCAGCGACCGCCTCGACCTGACCGTGCTCACCCCGAAGCTGCTGCAGCTGGTCCTGCGCGGCGATGCCGCCGAGCTGCAGCGTGCGCTGGGCGTGCACGTGCCTGCCGGGTGGTGCTCGGGAGTTCCGGCGCGGCGGCGGCTGGCGCAACTGGCCGACGACCGGAATGAACAACCATGGCTCGTGCGGGCCGTGGTGCACCGCGACCAGCAGGAAGTCGTCGGCCACATCGGATTCCACGCGCCACCGCGCGGCGGGCGGGTCGAGATCGGCTACGAGATCATGCCCGGTCATCGGCGCAAGGGCTATGCCATCGAAGCAGCGCGGGCACTGACCGGCTGGGCGCACGGCACCGGCCGAGCCATGATCTGCGTGGCCTGCATCCGCCCCGACAACACCGCATCGCTCGCACTGGCCGCCGCACTCGGCTTCCACCGGGTCGGCGCCCGCAACGACGCCGCCGACGGCCTCGAACTGATCCACGAACGCACGCTGCCGGTGGCCTGA